A region of Athene noctua chromosome 12, bAthNoc1.hap1.1, whole genome shotgun sequence DNA encodes the following proteins:
- the LRRTM2 gene encoding leucine-rich repeat transmembrane neuronal protein 2 isoform X2 translates to MQPPMYSKEWLSSLHPELFYGLRKLQTLHLRSNSLRTIPVRLFWDCRSLEFLDLSTNRLRSLARNGFAGLIKLRELHLEHNQLTKINFAHFLRLSSLHTLFLQWNKISNLTCGMEWTWGTLEKLDLTGNDIKAIDLTVFETMPNLKTLLMDNNKLTTLDSKILSSLTSLTTVGLSGNLWECSPKICALATWLSGFQGRWEHSILCHSPDHTQGEDILDAVYGFQLCWNLSTVVTPVATTYTAPTTEYTKRISSSHFHMGDKEIPTTAGMVVTTEEHFPEPNNAIFTQRVITGTMALLFSFFFIIFIVFISRKCCPPTLRRIRQCSMIQNHRQLRSQTRLHMANMSDQGPYNEYEPTHEGPFIIINGYGQCKCQQLPYKECEV, encoded by the exons ATGCAACCTCCAATGTACTCAAAAGAATGG TTATCCTCTctgcaccccgagctcttctaCGGCCTTCGCAAGCTACAGACCTTGCACTTGCGATCCAACTCCCTGCGGACCATCCCGGTCCGCCTGTTCTGGGACTGTCGTAGCCTGGAGTTCCTGGATTTGAGCACAAACCGCTTGCGAAGTTTGGCTCGCAACGGATTTGCGGGATTAATCAAGCTGAGGGAGCTTCACCTAGAGCACAACCAGCTGACAAAGATTAATTTTGCTCACTTCCTCCGGCTGAGCAGCCTGCACACGCTCTTCTTGCAGTGGAACAAAATTAGCAACTTGACATGTGGGATGGAGTGGACCTGGGGCACCTTAGAAAAGCTCGATTTGACTGGAAACGACATCAAAGCCATCGACCTAACCGTCTTTGAAACTATGCCTAACCTTAAAACCCTCCTAATGGATAACAACAAGCTCACCACTCTGGATTCCAAGATTCTAAGTTCACTGACATCCCTCACCACCGTGGGCCTCTCCGGCAATCtgtgggaatgcagcccaaagatCTGCGCCTTGGCCACATGGTTGAGTGGCTTCCAAGGTCGGTGGGAGCACTCCATCCTCTGCCACAGCCCCGACCACACCCAGGGAGAGGATATTCTGGATGCAGTGTATGGTTTTCAGCTTTGCTGGAATTTATCAACTGTTGTTACACCCGTGGCTACGACGTACACAGCTCCGACTACCGAGTACACGAAAAGAATAAGCTCTTCTCATTTCCATATGGGAGACAAAGAGATTCCAACCACGGCAGGCATGGTCGTTACCACCGAAGAACATTTCCCCGAGCCAAACAATGCCATCTTCACTCAGAGGGTAATTACAGGAACAAtggctttattgttttctttcttttttatcatttttatagTGTTCATCTCCAGGAAGTGCTGCCCTCCCACATTAAGAAGAATTAGGCAGTGCTCAATGATTCAAAACCACAGGCAGCTCCGATCCCAAACACGACTGCATATGGCAAATATGTCAGACCAAGGACCCTATAACGAATATGAACCCACCCACGAAGGACCCTTCATCATCATTAATGGCTACGGACAGTGCAAATGTCAGCAGCTGCCGTATAAAGAATGTGAAGTATAA
- the LRRTM2 gene encoding leucine-rich repeat transmembrane neuronal protein 2 isoform X1, with protein sequence MGLHFKWPLGARMLAALYAMSMVLKMLPALGMACPPKCRCEKLLFYCDSQGFHSVPNTTEKGSLGLSLRHNYISELERDQFASFSQLTWLHLDHNQIATVREDSFQGLYKLKELVLSSNKIFHLPNTTFSQLLNLQNLDLSFNQLSSLHPELFYGLRKLQTLHLRSNSLRTIPVRLFWDCRSLEFLDLSTNRLRSLARNGFAGLIKLRELHLEHNQLTKINFAHFLRLSSLHTLFLQWNKISNLTCGMEWTWGTLEKLDLTGNDIKAIDLTVFETMPNLKTLLMDNNKLTTLDSKILSSLTSLTTVGLSGNLWECSPKICALATWLSGFQGRWEHSILCHSPDHTQGEDILDAVYGFQLCWNLSTVVTPVATTYTAPTTEYTKRISSSHFHMGDKEIPTTAGMVVTTEEHFPEPNNAIFTQRVITGTMALLFSFFFIIFIVFISRKCCPPTLRRIRQCSMIQNHRQLRSQTRLHMANMSDQGPYNEYEPTHEGPFIIINGYGQCKCQQLPYKECEV encoded by the exons ATGG GCTTACATTTCAAGTGGCCATTAGGGGCTCGTATGCTGGCAGCACTATATGCAATGAGTATGGTTTTAAAAATGCTGCCTGCCTTGGGCATGGCTTGTCCACCAAAATGTCGCTGTGAGAAGCTGCTCTTTTACTGTGACTCTCAGGGGTTTCACTCAGTGCCAAACACCACTGAAAAGGGCTCGCTAGGTTTGTCACTGAGGCACAATTATATTTCTGAACTTGAAAGGGATCAATTTGCAAGCTTCAGTCAACTTACTTGGCTTCACTTAGATCATAATCAAATTGCAACAGTCAGAGAAGATTCTTTTCAAGGACTGTATAAACTTAAGGAATTAGTCTTAAGTTCCAACAAAATCTTTCATTTGCCAAACACAACTTTTAGCCAGCTGCTTAACCTGCAGAATTTGGACCTCTCTTTTAATCAGTTATCCTCTctgcaccccgagctcttctaCGGCCTTCGCAAGCTACAGACCTTGCACTTGCGATCCAACTCCCTGCGGACCATCCCGGTCCGCCTGTTCTGGGACTGTCGTAGCCTGGAGTTCCTGGATTTGAGCACAAACCGCTTGCGAAGTTTGGCTCGCAACGGATTTGCGGGATTAATCAAGCTGAGGGAGCTTCACCTAGAGCACAACCAGCTGACAAAGATTAATTTTGCTCACTTCCTCCGGCTGAGCAGCCTGCACACGCTCTTCTTGCAGTGGAACAAAATTAGCAACTTGACATGTGGGATGGAGTGGACCTGGGGCACCTTAGAAAAGCTCGATTTGACTGGAAACGACATCAAAGCCATCGACCTAACCGTCTTTGAAACTATGCCTAACCTTAAAACCCTCCTAATGGATAACAACAAGCTCACCACTCTGGATTCCAAGATTCTAAGTTCACTGACATCCCTCACCACCGTGGGCCTCTCCGGCAATCtgtgggaatgcagcccaaagatCTGCGCCTTGGCCACATGGTTGAGTGGCTTCCAAGGTCGGTGGGAGCACTCCATCCTCTGCCACAGCCCCGACCACACCCAGGGAGAGGATATTCTGGATGCAGTGTATGGTTTTCAGCTTTGCTGGAATTTATCAACTGTTGTTACACCCGTGGCTACGACGTACACAGCTCCGACTACCGAGTACACGAAAAGAATAAGCTCTTCTCATTTCCATATGGGAGACAAAGAGATTCCAACCACGGCAGGCATGGTCGTTACCACCGAAGAACATTTCCCCGAGCCAAACAATGCCATCTTCACTCAGAGGGTAATTACAGGAACAAtggctttattgttttctttcttttttatcatttttatagTGTTCATCTCCAGGAAGTGCTGCCCTCCCACATTAAGAAGAATTAGGCAGTGCTCAATGATTCAAAACCACAGGCAGCTCCGATCCCAAACACGACTGCATATGGCAAATATGTCAGACCAAGGACCCTATAACGAATATGAACCCACCCACGAAGGACCCTTCATCATCATTAATGGCTACGGACAGTGCAAATGTCAGCAGCTGCCGTATAAAGAATGTGAAGTATAA
- the LRRTM2 gene encoding leucine-rich repeat transmembrane neuronal protein 2 isoform X3 — MQPPMYSKEWLFYGLRKLQTLHLRSNSLRTIPVRLFWDCRSLEFLDLSTNRLRSLARNGFAGLIKLRELHLEHNQLTKINFAHFLRLSSLHTLFLQWNKISNLTCGMEWTWGTLEKLDLTGNDIKAIDLTVFETMPNLKTLLMDNNKLTTLDSKILSSLTSLTTVGLSGNLWECSPKICALATWLSGFQGRWEHSILCHSPDHTQGEDILDAVYGFQLCWNLSTVVTPVATTYTAPTTEYTKRISSSHFHMGDKEIPTTAGMVVTTEEHFPEPNNAIFTQRVITGTMALLFSFFFIIFIVFISRKCCPPTLRRIRQCSMIQNHRQLRSQTRLHMANMSDQGPYNEYEPTHEGPFIIINGYGQCKCQQLPYKECEV; from the exons ATGCAACCTCCAATGTACTCAAAAGAATGG ctcttctaCGGCCTTCGCAAGCTACAGACCTTGCACTTGCGATCCAACTCCCTGCGGACCATCCCGGTCCGCCTGTTCTGGGACTGTCGTAGCCTGGAGTTCCTGGATTTGAGCACAAACCGCTTGCGAAGTTTGGCTCGCAACGGATTTGCGGGATTAATCAAGCTGAGGGAGCTTCACCTAGAGCACAACCAGCTGACAAAGATTAATTTTGCTCACTTCCTCCGGCTGAGCAGCCTGCACACGCTCTTCTTGCAGTGGAACAAAATTAGCAACTTGACATGTGGGATGGAGTGGACCTGGGGCACCTTAGAAAAGCTCGATTTGACTGGAAACGACATCAAAGCCATCGACCTAACCGTCTTTGAAACTATGCCTAACCTTAAAACCCTCCTAATGGATAACAACAAGCTCACCACTCTGGATTCCAAGATTCTAAGTTCACTGACATCCCTCACCACCGTGGGCCTCTCCGGCAATCtgtgggaatgcagcccaaagatCTGCGCCTTGGCCACATGGTTGAGTGGCTTCCAAGGTCGGTGGGAGCACTCCATCCTCTGCCACAGCCCCGACCACACCCAGGGAGAGGATATTCTGGATGCAGTGTATGGTTTTCAGCTTTGCTGGAATTTATCAACTGTTGTTACACCCGTGGCTACGACGTACACAGCTCCGACTACCGAGTACACGAAAAGAATAAGCTCTTCTCATTTCCATATGGGAGACAAAGAGATTCCAACCACGGCAGGCATGGTCGTTACCACCGAAGAACATTTCCCCGAGCCAAACAATGCCATCTTCACTCAGAGGGTAATTACAGGAACAAtggctttattgttttctttcttttttatcatttttatagTGTTCATCTCCAGGAAGTGCTGCCCTCCCACATTAAGAAGAATTAGGCAGTGCTCAATGATTCAAAACCACAGGCAGCTCCGATCCCAAACACGACTGCATATGGCAAATATGTCAGACCAAGGACCCTATAACGAATATGAACCCACCCACGAAGGACCCTTCATCATCATTAATGGCTACGGACAGTGCAAATGTCAGCAGCTGCCGTATAAAGAATGTGAAGTATAA